In one window of Gossypium hirsutum isolate 1008001.06 chromosome A01, Gossypium_hirsutum_v2.1, whole genome shotgun sequence DNA:
- the LOC121229636 gene encoding uncharacterized protein: protein MEGNLSRGMIPGGSSFGGLDLQGSMMVHHHAQNPHNIHHHHHHPNPRRGTSAHPGFPLTAGTMQNSDQPISMIDYNKMEIGKCSVSDEDEPSFAEEGVDGHNDGNKGKKGSPWQRVKWTDKMVRLLITAVSYIGEDMAGDCGGGMRRKFAVLQKKGKWKSVSKVIAERGYHVSPQQCEDKFNDLNKRYKKLNDMLGRGTSCQVVENPALLDVIDYLTEKEKDDVRKILSSKHLFYEEMCSYHNGNRLHLPHDLKLQRSLQLALRRRDENENDDVRKHQHDDLDDDDHDMETDDHDELEENHASHGDNRVIFGAPGGSTKRPRQSQVHEDACFQKFLNSQDCNKSSFSCPPVAQADTNQVLPDYSRAAWLQKQWIESRSLQLEEQKLQIQVEMLELEKQRFKWQRFSKKSDRELEKIRMENERMKLENEQMALELKRKGLAAD, encoded by the coding sequence ATGGAAGGCAATTTATCAAGAGGAATGATTCCTGGTGGGAGTTCTTTTGGAGGTCTTGATTTACAAGGATCAATGATGGTTCATCATCATGCACAAAACCCACATAAtatacatcatcatcatcaccacccTAACCCTCGCCGTGGCACTTCTGCCCATCCTGGTTTTCCGCTCACGGCGGGGACCATGCAGAACTCTGATCAACCTATTTCAATGATAGATTACAACAAGATGGAAATAGGGAAATGTTCAGTAAGTGATGAGGATGAACCTAGTTTTGCAGAAGAAGGTGTTGATGGTCATAACGACGGGAATAAAGGCAAGAAAGGATCCCCATGGCAGCGTGTGAAGTGGACTGATAAAATGGTGAGGCTTCTAATTACGGCGGTGTCTTATATAGGGGAGGATATGGCGGGGGATTGTGGTGGTGGGATGAGGAGGAAATTTGCAGTTCTACAGAAGAAGGGTAAATGGAAATCGGTTTCGAAAGTCATTGCTGAGAGGGGCTATCATGTTTCTCCTCAACAGTGTGAAGATAAGTTCAATGACCTGAATAAAAGGTATAAAAAACTAAATGATATGCTTGGTAGGGGCACTTCTTGTCAAGTTGTTGAGAATCCGGCACTTTTGGATGTTATAGATTACTTaacagagaaagaaaaggatGATGTGAGGAAAATTTTAAGCTCAAAGCATCTTTTCTATGAGGAGATGTGTTCTTATCATAATGGGAACAGATTGCATCTGCCTCATGATCTAAAATTGCAGCGATCCTTGCAATTGGCTCTTAGAAGAAGAGATGAGAATGAAAACGACGATGTAAGGAAGCACCAACATGATGATCTTGATGATGATGACCATGACATGGAAACTGATGATCATGATGAACTTGAGGAGAATCATGCTTCACATGGGGATAACAGAGTGATATTTGGTGCACCAGGGGGCTCTACAAAGAGACCTCGACAAAGTCAAGTCCATGAAGATGCTTGTTTCCAGAAATTTTTAAACTCTCAGGACTGCAACAAAAGTTCATTTTCCTGTCCACCTGTCGCCCAAGCTGATACGAACCAAGTCCTACCTGACTACTCAAGAGCTGCATGGTTACAGAAGCAGTGGATTGAATCCCGCTCACTTCAGCTAGAAGAACAGAAACTGCAAATTCAAGTGGAGATGCTAGAACTGGAGAAACAACGTTTCAAGTGGCAGAGATTCAGTAAGAAAAGTGATCGCGAACTAGAAAAGATAAGAATGGAAAATGAGAGGATGAAGCTCGAGAATGAACAAATGGCATTAGAGTTGAAGCGAAAAGGGTTAGCTGCTGATTAA
- the LOC107921025 gene encoding trihelix transcription factor GT-2-like codes for MLGGGGTTASVSSVGGRNGRNEAAAAVAVFDTNDGNNNNTGEDNRSKVDEGDRSFGGNRWPRQETLALLKIRSDMDVTFREASVKGPLWEEVSRKLAELGYHRSAKKCKEKFENVYKYHKRTKDGRSGKADGKTYRFCDQLEAFQNQPSIQWPPRPPMTAAATINQSISAVQMSNSISSSTSSDLELQGRKKRKRKWMDFFERLMKEVIQKQQVMQKTFLEAIEKHERERIVRDEAWKVQEMSRLNTEREILAQERSIAAAKDAAIMAFLQKLSEKQNLGQSQNSPLPPTAVVPAAVAPPPDNGNQIQTHTSSSSRWPKVEIEALIKIRTSLDSKYQDNSPKGPLWEEISNEMKKLGYNRNAKRCKEKWENINKYFKKVKESNKRRPVDSKTCPYFHLLDVLYREKNKHDCSSKSNPLMVRPEKQWPPPLEPHQQHHDTIMEDMMESDQNDDEEEDEGGSYELVASKPVSMGTAE; via the exons ATGCTGGGTGGTGGTGGCACAACTGCTAGTGTTAGCAGCGTCGGTGGTCGTAATGGAAGAAATGAAGCTGCTGCTGCTGTTGCTGTGTTTGATACCAACGACGGCAATAATAACAATACCGGTGAAGATAATAGAAGCAAAGTTGATGAAGGTGACCGTTCTTTTGGAGGTAACCGATGGCCGAGGCAAGAGACTTTGGCACTTTTGAAAATAAGGTCTGATATGGATGTTACTTTTCGTGAAGCTAGCGTTAAGGGTCCATTATGGGAAGAGGTTTCAAG GAAACTAGCAGAGCTTGGTTATCATCGAAGTGCCAAGAAATGCAAGGAGAAATTCGAGAATGTTTACAAGTACCATAAGAGAACTAAAGATGGACGAAGTGGTAAGGCCGATGGTAAGACTTATCGGTTTTGTGATCAGTTAGAAGCTTTTCAAAATCAGCCTTCCATTCAATGGCCACCACGACCGCCAATGACAGCAGCAGCTACTATAAATCAGTCCATTTCGGCAGTTCAAATGTCGAATTCTATTTCTTCGTCGACTTCATCTGATTTAGAATTACAAGGTCGtaagaagaggaaaagaaaatggatGGATTTTTTCGAGAGGTTAATGAAAGAGGTGATTCAGAAGCAACAAGTGATGCAGAAGACATTCTTGGAAGCAATTGAGAAACATGAGCGTGAAAGAATTGTCCGTGATGAAGCTTGGAAGGTACAAGAAATGTCAAGATTAAATACAGAAAGAGAGATATTAGCCCAAGAAAGATCAATAGCAGCAGCCAAAGATGCAGCTATAATGGCCTTTTTGCAGAAATTATCCGAGAAACAAAACCTGGGGCAGTCACAAAATAGTCCACTACCGCCAACGGCAGTGGTTCCTGCGGCGGTTGCTCCACCACCGGATAATGGGAATCAAATTCAAACCCATACATCAAGTTCATCAAGATGGCCTAAAGTTGAAATCGAAGCATTGATTAAGATAAGAACTAGCCTTGATTCTAAATACCAAGACAATAGTCCTAAAGGACCATTATGGGAGGAGATATCAAACGAAATGAAAAAGCTTGGTTACAATCGGAACGCCAAAAGATGCAAAGAGAAATGGGAGAACATAAATAAGTATTTCAAGAAGGTGAAAGAAAGCAACAAGCGAAGGCCGGTTGATTCAAAAACATGTCCCTACTTTCACCTACTTGATGTTTTATATAGAGAAAAGAACAAACATGACTGTTCTTCCAAATCCAACCCCTTGATGGTACGCCCAGAGAAGCAATGGCCACCTCCTTTAGAGCCCCATCAACAACACCATGATACTATAATGGAAGACATGATGGAAAGTGATCAAAACGatgatgaggaagaagatgaagggGGTAGCTATGAACTTGTAGCTAGCAAACCAGTTTCGATGGGCACAGCTGAGTGA
- the LOC107921720 gene encoding uncharacterized protein, translating into MGTMLELRVKGDVREVKGIWSWNQGSCWGMGADLCSSTMQFGQPQWLTIKGHSHFVKRVSEILETKGCQFKLGCEVQSVLPADNGTTMVCGDGFQETYNGCIMAVDAPTALKLLGNQATFEETRVLGAFQYATSDIFLHRDSTLMPQNKSAWSALNFLNSSKNNAFLTYWLNALQYIGKTSEPFFVTVNPDHTPKNTLLKWSTGHAIPSVAASKASLELGQIQGKRGIWFCGYDFNQDELKAGMDAAHGILGKHSSVLHSPKNMSPSFMETTARLFVTKFFQQYISMGCVTFLEEGGRIFTFKGNMEKCPLKTVLKVHNPQFYWRIMKEADIGLADAYIHGDFSFLDETEGLLNLFRILVANKENSAASGSNKRRTWWSPALLTASISSAKYFVKHLLRQNTITQARRNISRVVCAAMPSRRRTKSRELPRPIVEELVGLCINHGSGHFCFLFSTL; encoded by the exons ATGGGCACAATGTTGGAGCTTCGAGTAAAAGGAGATGTGAGAGAG GTGAAGGGGATCTGGTCTTGGAACCAAGGGTCGTGTTGGGGGATGGGGGCTG ATTTGTGTTCTTCAACTATG CAATTTGGGCAGCCACAGTGGTTGACTATCAAAGGGCACTCACATTTTGTTAAAAGG GTTAGTGAAATACTGGAGACTAAAGGTTGTCAATTTAAACTTGGTTGTGAAGTACAATCTGTTTTGCCTGCTGATAATG GTACCACCATGGTCTGTGGAGATGGTTTTCAAGAAACTTACAATGGATGCATAATGGCTGTTGATGCTCCCACTGCCCTAAAATTATTAGGAAATCAAGCAACATTTGAAGAAACAAGAGTACTGGGTGCTTTCCAATATGCTACCAG TGATATTTTCCTTCACCGGGATAGTACTTTAATGCCACAAAACAAATCAGCTTGGAGTGCATTGAATTTTCTCAATAGTAGCAAAAATAATGCATTCTTAACATACTGGCTCAATGCATTACAG TATATTGGGAAAACAAGTGAGCCATTTTTTGTGACTGTCAATCCAGACCATACCCCGAAGAATACCTTGCTTAAGTGGTCGACTGGCCATGCAATTCCCTCTGTTGCTGCATCAAAAGCTTCACTTGAGCTTGGTCAGATTCAGGGGAAGAGAGGAATCTGGTTCTGTG GCTATGACTTCAATCAGGATGAACTAAAG GCTGGTATGGATGCTGCACATGGTATCTTGGGAAAGCATTCTTCTGTTCTGCACAGTCCAAAGAATATGTCACCCTCTTTCATGGAAACAACGGCACGCCTCTTTGTTACTAAATTCTTTCAACAATATATATCTATGGGCTGCGTAAC TTTCTTAGAGGAAGGAGGCAGAATTTTCACTTTCAAAGGAAACATGGAAAAGTGTCCTCTTAAAACAGTTCTGAAAGTGCATAATCCTCAGTTTTACTGGAGG ATCATGAAAGAAGCTGATATAGGCCTTGCAGATGCATATATCCATggagatttttcttttcttgatgaAACTGAAGGCCTTCTTAATCTTTTCCGG ATTCTTGTTGCCAATAAAGAGAACTCAGCTGCCTCAGGATCGAATAAAAGAAG GACTTGGTGGTCACCTGCTCTGTTAACAGCTAGTATATCATCTGCAAAGTATTTTGTGAAGCATCTCTTAAGACAAAATACTATTACACAAGCTCGTAGGAACATTTCTCGTGTTGTTTGTGCAGCTATGCCATCAAGAAGAAGGACGAAATCGAGAGAGTTGCCAAGGCCAATCGTTGAGGAATTGGTAGGACTTTGCATAAACCATGGCAGTGGACACTTCTGTTTTTTATTCAGTACTTTATAA